GAGTACAAAGGCCAAGATTGGCCTAACAACCTCTCTAACTAACTGGCCATTTGGCACTAACTAACTAACAACCTTCTAATTACGTACATGCTtaattattttaacacacacgaATAATTGACTGAGCACATGCTCACATTAGAAGGCTAAGGTTAAACAATAATAAGTAAGGCCATATACCCAGTCAGCATTAGGATAAGAACAAAGTAGAAGACATGATTGTGAAGAGAAGTATAAACTGTGTTGTAATTTGGGGCTAGCAGAAGTGCTTCATatgaacaagaaaataaaacattcacATAAGACAACAATATTTAACGTAGTTCAGCCAACTCTAAGCCTACATACATGGGCAATGCCAACCAAAATCCATTATCAACAATATGGAGTGCAACCTCTCTCAATCAAACCTCATATACTTACATAAAAAACACTCACAAATGTCACAAACTCACAATTTTGAAGCCCCAATACACCCAGTAAATCTCAAACAAAAATAGACAAACACTCAAACTACTCTCCAAAGAAACTCACTCCATGTTCTTTTAGGCGTCTTCTCCTCTCTCCCTTTGGGAGGACCTTTGGGCAAAAACCACCAAACCCTTTACAACAATTCTCAATTATAAGGctccaattttatttattgatggATAAAGAATGCTGACTGTTTCTTCAATATGGAATACTTTTGTCTTCCACACCAAGGAAAAACCTTTCCTTCCACACCAAGGAAACCCAATAATGAAACCAAATCCAAATGGAAATTGGAGACAATTTCTAACACTATAGGACATGGGGCCCTTAATGTCGTGAAGAATGCAAAGGACTGTTTCGATGTGAGTGATGAATGCGAAGTATTGTTGTGATGTGAGTGCAGAGCTACTGCAATGTGAGTGAAATGAGGAGCTGTCATGAACTTACTGCAAAGCGAGCTTGGGCTTGATGAGTAAGAtttataaaataacaattttcagtagAGCCACTTAAAGGAGCAACTTTTCCCATGTTTTACTCAAGGCCTTAACGTTCTCCTACAACCAATTCTAAACCTAGAGGAAGATGCTTGCATTTGATAGATCAACCCCATAGTCCTCATAAATACCACTTTTGGTCTTTTGAAGTAATTAAGGAATGGTTTATCTGAGACAGGTATAAACTTTACAATCCAACCAATTGGCCATGATACAGCTGCAATCGCAATGCAAACGCCCCACTGTAACCCATTCAATTTCTCTGTATTTGCAAACTTCTTTAGAAATTCTACCATCACAATTTGAAGAATAATTGTTATCCCCACAATTCCGAGAAAAAGTTGGTTCTTGTGAATTCCTTTGAAaacattcttcttctccatgCTTCTTGAATTGAACTCATTAAAAACTTGGCAGAGAACAAAAGTGTTGAAAATAATTGTATTGTTTACCTCTTTTGTAGTATTGAAGATAGACTCACCCTTGAACTGTAAAGTCAAGAGGACTGATATCTGGAATAAGGCTTGAGCTAAGAGATTCCTCCACATAATATTTGTTATTAAAGGCTCTGTCCGACCCACGGGCGACTTGTGCATTAGTTCATCAGTAGGACGCTCTGTAGCAAGGGCCAGAGCTCCCAGTGTATCCATGATGAGATTTACCCATAACAACTGGACTGTTGTTAGGGGAACCTCTCCAGCAGAAACTGCTGCAATAAAGTTGATTACAAGAGCTGCAACATTCACAGTTAATTGAAATTGGATAAATTTCTGGATATTATTATAAACACATCGTCCCCATCTTAAAACCGTGGCCACTGAGGTGAAGTTATCATCCAAGATTACAATATCTGAGCTCTCCTTAGCTACTTCAGTTCCTTGAATGCCCATGGAGAGTCCTATGTCAGCTTCTTTTAAAGCAGGCGCATCATTTGTGCCATCTCCAGTGACCGCAACCACATGGCCTTTTTGTTTCAAGCATTGTACCATTAGAAGCTTGTCAAATGGGGATGACCTTGCCATGACACAGATCTTCTCAACTTTCTCCATTCTTTCTTCGTCCGTGTAGTTTCGAAACTCCACGCCTTCTACCACTTCACCATTTAATTGATGACTCTGCTTTAGTATTCCACATTCTGTAGCTATAGCTTTTGCTGTGAAAACATTGTCTCCAGTGATCATTTTGATCTCCACTCCAGCAACTCTGCAAGCTTCCACGGCTTCCTTGACACCCGGTCGGCATGGATCCTTGAGACCAACTATCCCTAGCAAGGTTAAGCCATTTTCTTTTAGTCTTTGGCTCGTCCTCTCGTCATCATGGCATCCCATTTCTTTTTCTGATATTTGCTTATAAGCGAAAGCAATGCATCGAAGGCTACTAGCTGCCATGCCCTGGATtattttctcaaacttatttCTAGCTTCATCTAGGGACTTTGTATTCCCACTACTTTCATAGAAACTTGAACACATTGCTAGGATTAACTCTGCAGCACCTTTCCAGTGCACATGGATGGTGTTATCAACCTTATTCTTTATTGCAACCCCACTTCTTTTCTTCGTGGAGTTGAAGGTTTCAACATGGAGAACTGTATAATCTTGCTTTAACTTTTCCACGTCCATACCCAATCCCAAAACAGCCCAAGATAGAATTGCTTTTTCAGTTGGACTACCAAAAATTTCTGGTTCAGATCCAGATTCAGGTTTGTAGATAGTACCAGTTGTGTTTAAACCAACTCCTTGGTGGAATAGTGTAATAACGTTTGGTGCAATTACAATCAAAGAATCTTCTTCAATGGATTCTTCGCCAAGCCAAAACTTGGTCACTTTCATCTTATTCAATGTCAAGGTGCCGGTTTTATCGGTGCAGATAATTGTTGCTGATCCCATTGTTTCACACGCTGAAAGTTTCCTAACCATTGCCTGATCAACCATCATTCTCTTCATGGAGTAAGCAAGTGTGAGTGTGACAGCCAATGGCAGACCTTCAGGGATTGCCACCACCACGATAGTGACTGCAGTAGCAACAATGCGCACAACTCCATTGAATACATTATCTAAATTTGTTTTGCTACCAAGGTACTCTGTCATcccatttttatcttttgtgttGCCCGTAAAATAACGAATAAACATGACTACAAGGACTAGTAAAGCAACTGTAAGGCCTACCTTTCCGATAGAAGTGCTTAATTTATCAAGCCTTGCTTGTAAAGGTGTCCTTTCATTGGTGTCATGAGATATTGAGCTCATCATATTACCCCATGCAGTGTTCATCCCCACAGATGTAATGAGCATTCGACCATACCCATCTGCCACCTTTGAACCAGAGAGCAAGAACGGATTCCCAGTAGAATCTACTTCCACATGATCACTCTCTCCTGTCATGCTTGACTCATCTATCAGCAATGAGTGGCCATCTATGAACAATCCGTCAGCTGGTACTTGATCACCTGTACTTAAAAATGCGACATCTCCAACAACAATGTTAAAAATGGAGATTTCTTGGCGGCGTGTGTCTCGAAGAACATCGACTTTGATGTTGTTGGTTAGTTTTGATAACTTATGGAACTGTCTCTCCTGTCTGAAGTTACTGAAGGCAGAGACTACGATAACTAGAAATACTGCTGCAAAGATACTTCCCCCTTCATACCAGCCTTCTTGCACCCCATGTTGTTTGATGCCAAAACCAAGAGAAAGGGCAGCACAAACCAACAGGATAAGGATGATGGCGTCTTTGAAAGCATCCACCACATGAAATAGGAGCCCTTTTGGAGGCGGCTTGTGGTATGTGTTTGCACCAAACATTGCACGCCGCTGGCTGACTTCTTCATCATGGCCATGAATCCCATTCTCTAGACTTGTCTTGAGAGCAGTGGCAACACCTTCCACACTGCCAAAACTGCGAAGAGCTAttatgtctctctctttcacaaTTTCTGTGAGAGTAGTTTGATCAATGTTGGGGACAAAGGAACATGGAATAGCTATAATGTCCTTTTCCTTCACAATTTCTGTGAGAATAGTTTGATCAGTTTTGGGGACAAAGGAGCAGGGCACGTGTTCAATTTCAACATGGTTGGAGCTGCATGGTTCAATATCAAGAGTGGTGTATAAGTGAGCCTTCAAGATGCTAGAATTATTCTTGTTTCTTTTAGGCCCGATCTCTTTGGTAAGGAAGACCATGAAACGGATAGAAGAGATTGCTAAATAAGCAATGCGCCACCGCTTATGGGCTCTGGTGATGGTGGCAGTGGCTATGGTAAGCAATGTACCACAACCATGGTGCACATCATGGCTTCCTGTCatggtttttgtctttttgtaaAAAAGTAGAGGAAtgagtgtgttttttttttttttttggaaggtaATTCAATAGCTGGAGAAAGGGGaatttaacccaattgaaaATACCCAATTTAGCTATAAAGCTTTAGACGAAAAAATAGCTGTTAGGAAGTTCAGAAATGGGAAAGGATATGAAATTAGACCAGAGCAGGAAACAGTAAGGAAAGAACTTCATTCTTATCACAACCTAATTGTGTTTTATAGGCATGGCTGCTGAGGCACGAAGTTACTAGGTAGCTTCCAGGGAACCTTGTGCACCACTCTCTAGTCTTTTCTTATATCATTTAGTCAATTAAGTACTGAAGTCTGCCCATTTTAGGCTATTTAgcaatgtgaaaaaaataaatactttcaTTTACTTGGGTCGCATGGCAACAAGATTGCAGGCTTGTCTTGAAAGTTGAAGTCATGCTAAATCATTTCCGTTAGAGCAATGATacatacaaaatttgacaacatTTTTAACAACAATTGAGTTGACAAGCTTGTTATGGTACTCATTTAAATTTActattgacatcatttttttttttttatctattgcTAACAATCTATCACATTaaaaagtgtcaaaatttttttattttttttctttctattatcGACATCATGTGGagacttttctttttaacttttctctttttttccttttggtggTCAGAATTGATGGCTTAATAACTAGTAAAATCTCGTggttgaataataaatttgagttcatttttttttttttttttgataagtaaaatgAGTTCGAATTgccttcaccaaaaaaataaaaatcatattaatgccttaaaattttttttttgggagaatattatagaataaaagttgTATACATTataaattctattgtatctatgtttaaaataaaaataaaaatgaatgtttcaaaaaaaataaaaataaaaatgaataatggttttattattataaattaataataagagAGTATTTATTGTTGGAAGCGGCAAAGGAAAGGAAATGGTCCATAATCATAGGTTATTTTCTTCCATAATTTATTTCATGATCCCGAAATGTGGGAACCACAGCTGTCTCTGCTgacttttttagttttagacAATGGTCCGGTACCGAAAGCATCAACACGGCCACGTACGGATCCTTTTCATAATGCAAACTTCCTTCATTGTACAGCCGACGCCGTTACCGACAAAGTTGCCATATTTGACAACTATAATTTCACACCGGTCGACTAACTAGTATAATTTTATGGGGGAAAGGTTAACAAACACCTTGCTGTACTTGTTAAAGTTTCTTTAATGTAggtcttatttaattttttttttttaaaaaaaaaagacttaaaagtAGTTTCAcagtttattttaatatttttttttcctttataaagCTAACTCCACAATttataaaacttgaaaaaaataacacaaaactaccaaaaaaaaggacaataagctgccaaaaaaaaaaaaaaaaagagttaaaaaagtTGTTAACAGACACCGTCAGTAAAGTTGTTCCATCCCAATGTAATGTGTCTGTTAACACAATCCAAattttagggtctgtttggattaaatttattgttgttgaaattgaaaactgaaaatactgtagcaaataatttttaaatatgtgaatagtgccgtgaaACCTGTTTATAAACAATGCTGCTACAGTGATGAACAATATGTGAACAATGATGAAACAGTATataaacagtaaaatttgtctcatAAACAGTAAATTTTGCTCCCTTAAACGcgtgaaagcaaaaaaaaagaaaaaagaaaaaggaaaacgtGAGACGCGGGATTCGGCGGAAACACCAAATCCAAACGCTCACTTAATATTAGTGAAGTTGGTCCATCCCAACGTAATTGGTTTTACCGTGTGTGTACACGCGCTTTGATTCTATACAAGAGGTTTTTCAACTATGACAGTAAAGGATCAACAAAATACATCTAACAACTCTAGGCACCCATCACTCCACATGTTTGAACGTGTCTCTGCCGCCTTTTTATCTAATTTTGGAATGCCACTCTCAagcttatctttttttttttttaagatagtttTAATTTATAACGTCCGCTTCTGATAATAACTTTTCATCatcatatcaaaatattaatcaattttttgtgtagACAGGATTAaatctcatatttttttattcaaccatcataaattttaccaattaatcTAACTCAAACCCGCTTATCTAATCTAAGTACATCTTAAAATATACTTTTAGTAATAATATATCAAgttaattcatatatatatatatatatatttcaattattAGTATTGGCACTTTATCCACCTTGAACATTAGATCTATTGGTGCACGGGACGGatgtgattttgaaattgaaaagcAGCCTTTTAGGTGCACGTATGGGCAAAAATTTTATTGGTCGGCAGGCGGACAAATTAGAAAAGGAATTGtacctaatttttgttttgttttttatttttaactgtGAAGGACAGAACCATAAAAAGTTATAAACTTGCTCTCGTGTGTCCCTCTAGCTGCCTTAATTGGCATCAACGGCAGACCTTAGATATACTCCTTTTATGTGTGCATATTTTTTGTCGCAACCCAGGTTCTTGTTCTAACTCTTTCTTTTCAGTTAAgtgaaatattataatataataagacTAAAGTGACTTAATTTTCTTTCACtaaaaaaggggaaaataaaatacttaATTTTGTCATATCTCAACCAAAAAGttaagaaattcattttttttcttttacactaAATTTAGGAGACCAAAATGCAATGGTTCACTTCCATTTAGAGTATTTTATGATCACACAATATTCTTAATACACTTCTTTGCTTCACCCACTATGCACTTATATTATGATTTATATCCTCTTAAATCTCTGTCATTGAGAATAATCTCTTTGTCATTGAGAATAAAAggcaaataattttcttttaaggtggcttttttccctttttgttttttcattccAAGAACCTGTAACATGGATGATCCGACTAAATCCTCAGTTCTACAATTTAACTTGtgtaagtaaataaaaataaggacCTATATGTCACTTCTATTACATcttttttttgactgaagaaGGTAACTTCGATTACATCTTTGAATGATAGATTTTGACTAAGTCCTCAGTTACAGTATAACTCGTGCAAGGAAATAAAAACGAGGACCTACATGTCACATATTTGAATGATGGATTTTGGATATGATTTAAAGTAAATCTATGGTCTAGATTGTACCGACATTAAATTCTGttaactataaaattttaatcacaatcaaaatttaaagaaatttactaATGTGTATTCTTAGGATATatattagtaaaccattttaggaaatttttttatgaaaaaatgaaaaaataatttactattttgacatttttttcaattttccataattttttttttcaaaattgatggtTTAGACCCAATTTTAAATGAGTTAACACaatctaaattttagatttatctcACTTTAAATCATAGTCtttaaattgaaatagagaGAATCAAAATCCATAGATTTCAATATTTGCTTGTGTGGTTGGGCAGTCATATGGCCCAAAGTTATGAGCAGGTTTCACATTTTGCAGAGGACATTCCCCCTACCAAAGAtttaaaatcctaaaaaaaaaaaaaaagggaacctTCATATTTGAGCCGGACCATCCTAGTTGATGCAAACGATTTTActagatttaaaattaaatgcgCGTTTTAGGTGAAAGTTATGATATTATATAATACGACTTGATTTATTAATTCCAGCAGATTTAGTAATAATTAATgactgaaaataaaatataataagagtgataagaaaaacatataaaaaaaatgcacattGCTTACAAGCTAAAGCTACTTCACACACAAGATTTCACATTCAAGGTGAGCGTTTGGTTTCAGCTGAAACCAACGTTCACGTTTTCATTTTTGCGTTtctgtcccttttttttttttttttttttcagtgtaTAAACAGTAAATTTACTGTGCAGagacaaaaattattgtttatgtACTGTAACAatactgtttatgtactgtaACAACACTGTTCatgcattaaaaatattaaaaatgggtctcacggtacttttcacaaatttaaaaattattttactacagtgttttcagttttcagtttcaacaacaataaactCAAGATATGCAAGAAGTTTTTATTAAAGGGATTCTTTTTAAAAGTTGtttatttacttctttttgGTTATCAAAGttgtttattttatggttttggttccatcaaaaagaaaaagttgtttattttactttttggccTTTTGACCCACATGGTGAAAGTGGATAACCAGATACAAAGTAAAGTTTGCTAGTGCTATCCTATGAGTATGAATAATAATGTGAAACACTGGACTTTCCCTCTCGTTCCTTCTCAAAGTCTCTTTCTtccttcccctttttcttttcagtatTTAATTACGACCGTTAACCAGTCCTTTCTTCCATCTCATTCATTGCCCAGGCTGTAACATTGTCAGGAATTGAATTTCCCAACCTACTTCGTAATTTACAAAGTCACATGGGTGCGTCCTTTTAACTTATGCATCATTCTGGCCCAAAATGTCAAAATCCGTGAACCACAAGTTAGAAAAGCTCATTGTCGACTGGACAAACAACATTATAATGTGCCCACTAGGTAACCAAGAAAAATACCAAGTAATTTCATTTCATGTGAACATTGACCCCGTCCAATACGTCTAAAGCTAAAAGTCCACATTATAGTAACGATCGATAGCTCGTGAGTAGAGCAGCCGTCACTGCAACTTCCTTGCACCTTCCATGGAAATTAATGTAGCTTTTCTTTAAAC
The sequence above is drawn from the Quercus lobata isolate SW786 chromosome 12, ValleyOak3.0 Primary Assembly, whole genome shotgun sequence genome and encodes:
- the LOC115971334 gene encoding calcium-transporting ATPase 12, plasma membrane-type, yielding MTGSHDVHHGCGTLLTIATATITRAHKRWRIAYLAISSIRFMVFLTKEIGPKRNKNNSSILKAHLYTTLDIEPCSSNHVEIEHVPCSFVPKTDQTILTEIVKEKDIIAIPCSFVPNIDQTTLTEIVKERDIIALRSFGSVEGVATALKTSLENGIHGHDEEVSQRRAMFGANTYHKPPPKGLLFHVVDAFKDAIILILLVCAALSLGFGIKQHGVQEGWYEGGSIFAAVFLVIVVSAFSNFRQERQFHKLSKLTNNIKVDVLRDTRRQEISIFNIVVGDVAFLSTGDQVPADGLFIDGHSLLIDESSMTGESDHVEVDSTGNPFLLSGSKVADGYGRMLITSVGMNTAWGNMMSSISHDTNERTPLQARLDKLSTSIGKVGLTVALLVLVVMFIRYFTGNTKDKNGMTEYLGSKTNLDNVFNGVVRIVATAVTIVVVAIPEGLPLAVTLTLAYSMKRMMVDQAMVRKLSACETMGSATIICTDKTGTLTLNKMKVTKFWLGEESIEEDSLIVIAPNVITLFHQGVGLNTTGTIYKPESGSEPEIFGSPTEKAILSWAVLGLGMDVEKLKQDYTVLHVETFNSTKKRSGVAIKNKVDNTIHVHWKGAAELILAMCSSFYESSGNTKSLDEARNKFEKIIQGMAASSLRCIAFAYKQISEKEMGCHDDERTSQRLKENGLTLLGIVGLKDPCRPGVKEAVEACRVAGVEIKMITGDNVFTAKAIATECGILKQSHQLNGEVVEGVEFRNYTDEERMEKVEKICVMARSSPFDKLLMVQCLKQKGHVVAVTGDGTNDAPALKEADIGLSMGIQGTEVAKESSDIVILDDNFTSVATVLRWGRCVYNNIQKFIQFQLTVNVAALVINFIAAVSAGEVPLTTVQLLWVNLIMDTLGALALATERPTDELMHKSPVGRTEPLITNIMWRNLLAQALFQISVLLTLQFKGESIFNTTKEVNNTIIFNTFVLCQVFNEFNSRSMEKKNVFKGIHKNQLFLGIVGITIILQIVMVEFLKKFANTEKLNGLQWGVCIAIAAVSWPIGWIVKFIPVSDKPFLNYFKRPKVVFMRTMGLIYQMQASSSRFRIGCRRTLRP